The following DNA comes from Candidatus Eisenbacteria bacterium.
TTTCCTGGGTCTCCATTTCTTCCTGCCGCTTCTTGCCCATCGCGTACCGGAGTATGTCTGCCTTGCCAAGGCTGAAACCGGCAAGCTCGTTCGCGATCCTGATCACTTGTTCCTGGTAAAGGATGACCCCGTACGTATCTTTGAGAATTGGTTCAAGAAGAGGATGCTCATAGACCGTTTTCTTCCTCTTCAACTTCCTCTCAATGAAGTCGTCTATCTTTGCTCCGCTCAACGGACCAGGCCTGTAGAGTGCATTAACGGCCACAATGTCCTCAAAACAGTCGCACCGGAGCTTCCTCAGCAAATCACGCATCCCTGGACTTTCCAGCTGGAACACACCGACAGTATTGCCTTTCTTGAGAAGTTCGAACGTTTTCCTGTCGTTGAGACCAAGCCCATCAAGATCAAGATCTGTCCCCAGCGACTCCCTTACGAGAGAAACCGTCCGTCCAATCACGGTGAGCGTCCTCAAGCCCAGGAAATCCATCTTGAAAAGTCCGATTTTCTCGAGCGACTTCATGTCATACTGCGTCGTCACTTCGTCCTTACCGGACTTGAAGAGCGGCACATGGTCGGTGAGTTTCCCGGGTGCAATGACGACACCTGCCGCATGCGTCGATGCGTGCCGCGGAAGGCCCTCAAGGGTCTTTGCGCACCTCAGAAGCTTCTTCATGGTGTCGTTCCCATCCTCGAGTGCCTTGAGCGCAGGGACTGTTTCTGTTGCTTCATCAAGAGTGATGCCAAGGTCAAACGGGATTAGCTTTGCGATTCTGTCCACTTCCGAATACGGCAGGCTGAGCGCCCTCCCGACATCCCGGACCACGGCTCTCGCCTTCAGCGTTCCAAAAGTAATCACCTGCGCAACCGACTCTGCCCCGTACTTCTCGATGACATAGTTTATGATCTCGGGACGCCTCTCGTCATCGAAGTCGATGTCGATGTCGGGCATGGTCACTCTCTCTGGATTAAGAAATCTCTCAAAGAGAAGTCCGAATTTCAGAGGATCCACGTCCGTTATTCCCAGACAGTACGCCACCAGACTGCCTGCCGCAGAGCCCCTTCCGGGACCGACAGCTATGCCCTCTCTGCGGGCCCTGTCAATGAAGTCCCTCACGACAAGAAAATAACTCGCAAACCCCATTTCACAAATAGTCTTGAGTTCAAACTCGACTCTTTCCTCAATCTCACCTGACGCCTGGGGGAAACGCATCGCCATGCCGGCCTTCGCAACATCACGAAGGCAGTCCTCGTGCGTTGAGTAACTTGCGGGAAGAGGATACATCGGAAGTTGGGGCCTCCCGAACTTAAGCTCCAGATTGCATTTCTCGGCCACCTCGATTGTCCTTCCGTAAGCTTCCGGCAATTCCCTGAATCTCTCCTTCATTTCCTCCGGCGGTTTGAAGTACACCTCCTCCGTGTTGAACCGGAGCCTGGACCTGTCTTCAACCGCCTTCCCCGTCTGGATACAGAGGAGTATGTCGTGAGCCTCGGCGTCTTCTCTCCGCAGATAGTGACAATCGTTTGTTGCGACAACAGGGAGCCCGGTTCGCCCGGCTATCTCAAGGATTCCTCTTATGGCCTCGTCTTCCTCCTTGATTCCGTGATTCTGAACTTCAAGGTAGAACTTTCCTTTGCCGAATATGTCCGAATAGAGCGATGTCATCGCCGTCGCAGCTTCCATTTCACCTCTCAGGATCAGCTCCGGGATCTCCCCCTTAATGCACGACGAGAGGGCCATTATTCCTCCGGAATACTTCCCGAGAACTTCCTTGTCAATCCTGGGCGAGTAGTAGAATCCTTCGAGATAGGCCACGCTGGCCAGTTTCATCAGGTTTTGATATCCCTCGAGATTCTCCGCAAGGAGTATGAGGTGATTCTGACCGGCGGTTGCCTTCGCTTTTTCCGACATCTTTCCTTTTGCAACATAGGCTTCGATTCCGATTATCGGTTTTATTCCGGCCTTGATCGCCTTGTTGTAGAACTCGACAGCGCCAAACATGTTCCCGTGGTCCGTCAGGGCAAGCGCGGGCATTCTGTATTGCTTTGCGACTCTGACCGCATCGTCTATTCTCAGAGCACCGTCAAGCAGACTGTACTCAGTGTGGTTATGAAGATGAACAAAATCGCAGTGCTGCATCTTCACTCCCCAACTTTCAAGAGAGAAGAGCTGGTTCGCTCGTTCCCTGCCCTGTCCCTCACGACGACTCTGACTTCCATTTTCTTCCCCAAGGTTGGATTCTTCATCCTCACTCTTATCTCGTTCTTATCCGGAGCCCATTCGCTGACTATCTTCCTTCCATCTATGAAAACATCAACACCTGAAGCACTAATTCCCGATCCCTCCTCGATCACTCCTATTGTAAGCAAGAGATATGCTCTGCTGCCTTCGTCCTTGATTATTGGCTTGTTTATTAGGACAACTGGCGGTAGGTTATCTCTGAGAAGAGCATAGTCAGAGAACCCGCGTATCTCTGCCCTCATCCAACGGCAGGAATCATCCATCCGTCCGCCAACATACCCAAATCCCCCCGGCCCAACGGCGTAGATTCCTATTTGCTCAACCCTGGTCAGCGTCTCCGGGAAGCTTATACTCAAGATTCCCTTCCCGTCAAAGGGTATCTCAAGCGGCCTGAATCCAAACACGGGGCTCACGGTCCGAAGTCCATTGATCTCATCCTTCACATAATTTTTGAAAACCGCAACCGGCTCACTCGTGTAGAAAGTTCCGCCCGTGTACGCAAAATTCACAAGGCTCTCCGGGTCGCAGACCGTGCCGCTTCTCCCTCTCTCAGCCATTCTGAATCTCAGGGGAACGGAGTGGATCACTTCTTCCCCGAAGATGTCTTCAAGACGGAGGACCACATCCGTTGTTCCGATGGCCGAGTCATAGTCAAGAAAAAGCTCGATTCCGCCAGGTGTCGGAGAATATTCGATCGGAGGCGCTTCAGCAGCGTGCCCGGAGAATTCGATTGACTTGACTGCCCTGAGAGTCCTTGACGATTGAACTTCGATTCCGACGCAATGCCTATAGTACCTGACCGAGGACGATACTCGAAGCGGTCCCCAGTTCCTTCCTGGATTGTCTCCTGGCTGGAGACTTTTTCCGGCAGGCACTGCGACGGAAAACGACACAACGGCCTCACTTGCGTTCTGCGAAACATCCTCTGCCCAAAGACTCAGACAATGTTCACCCGGAGGCAGAAAGAAGCTCCCGTCAACTTTTCCCGGCTCGATCCCGCAGACAATCACTCCGGCGTCTTCTTCGTTCTCAGTCAGTATGCTGCTTGTTCCCGGATACCTTCTGAACGAAATCTTCTGAGAGACTGAGTCGGACGTGCGTGCGGCTTGATACGTGGTGTTGACTTCCCCCATCATTCCGTAGGGAATTGCTTCAAAACGCAGATTATAGAGTTGCGTCCCGTCAATGCAGAGGGCAGCCTGATACGGGGCCAGCAGGCCAGCCGACGTCCCGGTTCGGTCCACCACTCTGGCTTCCACCGAGAACCTCCCCCAAAGATCAACGGTGTCTTTTGCCGTGAACGCCATCCTGTCGGTGTCGTAGCCAAGCCCGACTGTCAGCGGGAAATGCTCTCCATTCGCCGTTGAGCCGCAGTCGAGCGGCAGGAATGTGATTGAACTGATCTGAGGCGGTTCCATGTCCTGTGCCTGGAATCCGTGCGTGAGAGGATTGACGGCAATGTCTTCGTCTCTTATTTCCAGGTGAAGATGGGGCGCACGTGTGCCGCTGTCCCCCGAAATTCCGATAAGCTCGCCTTCTTCGAATCTGATTTTCCCGGGCTCTGGAAAGAGGTCAACTTCGTAGACGGAGAGACTCTCCTGGTATGCCTCAACATACTCGGAGACTTTGTCGCAGAACGTATCAAGGTGGGCGTAGACCACCACTCTTCCGTCATCGATGCGCTCATAGACCGCTTTCCCATATCCTACTCCTGAGGCCCTTACTCTGAGAAGGCTGCCCGATGCAACTGCAAAGACAGGTTCTCCAATAACACCCCCTGTCGAAAGGTCAATACCCGCATGGTAGTGATCGCCCCTGAACTCCCCGAATGTTGATGTCATTAACATCTCGCCCGCCAACGGATTTTTGTACCCTGCAAGAGCCGGAAAAGGAGTTGCCATGACCAGAAAAGCAAGGATTGCCGTTCCGGTTGCCGCGGCGTGCGCACGAACAGCTCTGATCAGTGTCGGGAAACCGTTCATTTTTGCTCGAGGGACATTCCTTTCATCTCCGGAGAACCTAGCACCACGCTTCTTGCGATGTCAATTTCATGCAATTTGCAAGATTCGTGTGCATCCTGCTTTAAGACGGGCCGCAACTAATCACGATTTTGCCGGGGGATTGAATGCCAAGCCCGCACCCGGATGAACCGCAATCCTCTAGTGTCAAAAGGGATGTAGCATTCGGCTCAATCGTCCGTTTCTCCAAGCAGGCTCTGGTATAGTTCTTGCCAAATCTACTCTGTGAAGCTAGCTAGCATGACCTCATTACGTGAAGCTAGATGGGGAAACGGAGAAGGTTCGCAGGATTCAAAGGAGGGTTCTTTATGACAAGGGCAGGTCTTTTACTCATCGTTCTTCTCGCTGTGACTCTCATGGGTGCAGGCTGCGGGAACGATACACCTGTAACTCCCGCTCCTACCGACACAGAAGATCTGGTCGCTCCGGCCGCTCCCACTGGAGCTGCAGCTTACATCCGGATGGACAAGCTGAAGGTATCCTGGGCGCCAAACAGTGAATCGGATGTGGTTGGCTACAATGTGTACTGGTATGACCCTGCGCCGGAAACTGACGAGACCTATATCAAACTGAATACGACTCCAGTCACGGTGACCAACTTCACCGAGCCGGGAATACTGTCTGGCGTCACTTACTATGTCAGAGTAAGCGCGGTGGACCGGTCAGGCAATGAGAGCAGGCTGTCGCGTCCAATCGTGGCGAGCCCGTATCCGGCGCCTGGAGATCCTGGGGATTCTCCAGACGTTGATGATCCGCAGCTAGAACGTCCTTAAGTGTAGCCCGTGACCCGAGAGTAACTCCATCCGGGCGGAAAAAGGGGGTGAGGTCGTGAAGACCCACCCCCTTTTCAATATACCAATCCTTCGTCGGCCCTGCTATCTCAGAAGCACTGTTTTCTTCGAAGGCAATTCCGTGCCATCGACTGAGATAAAATAGACACCGGATGGAAGCGCCCTTCCTCTTGAATCTTTTCCATCCCACCAGATCCCCTTCATCCCAGTCCCACTCGCCGAGGCCTCCAGCATTCTTACTCTCTTCCCTTTCACATCAAAGATAGTGATGGTGATTAGCGTCTTCCTTCCGGCGCCGCCATCCTGTCCCGCGCCCGGACGGAGCAGAACCCTCACCGTCGTACCGTTTGAGAATGGATTTGGATTTGCACCAAGGAGTTCCAGAGAGAGATCGCGGGAATCTCCTTCTCTGGTCTTCGGCTCAGAAACCCGGGAAGGAGCTCCGATCGGATAGACACCTGTTCTTGCCGGGTTCTGATGGAAGGTCGGCCAGTCGCCGCAAGAGAATGAAAAGTTTCCGTCGCCAGCGTCATAGACATAAACTTCCTTGTCGAGCGAACCTGCCACAATCTGCGCAACGCCGTCTCCGTTCAGGTCGGCAATTGAAGGTGAGGACACTATTTCTCCCCTCCCGCCCTTGGGCCATCCCTTGAGAGGTGTACCGTCGAACCCAAATGCATAGAGCCGCCAGTCACTGCACCCCACGAATATTTCGCACTTGCCATCTCCATTGATATCAAGAATTGCAGGTGAGGACTTGATCTGTCCCCCGAGAGCGACGGGCCAGCCCTGGCAGACGCTGCCATCCTTTCTGAAACAGTAGAGCTTGCGATCCGAAGAACCAACGACGATCTCAAGGTCTCCGTCTCTATCCACATCTGAGACTGCCGGCGACGAGTAGAGCCCGCGTCCCGCGCTCTGAGGCCAGCCAGGAAGGAGAGATCCGTTATGGTCCCACACATACACCAGGCTGTCAGCCGAAACTGCGATTATGTCAAGGAGACTATCCCGGCTGATATCGGCAAGACACGTCGATGCGATGACAGAATCAGAGGTTGCCTGCGGCCATCCCGGAGATGAACTCCCGTTTGACTTCAAAGCACGAACGAATCCGTCACTTCCACCGAAGACTATTTCCGGAATGCCGTCCCCGTCAATGTCCCCAACGGAGGGGGTTCCGCCTATAACACTACCCGCGCCTATAGGCCAGCCAGGGACCAGAGTCCCATCCCTGTTGAAAACGTAAACCGATTCGCCTGCACAAACGATAATCTCAGGAATAGAATCAGTGCCGATGTCCGCAAGAACAGCCGATCCACCGACACTCCCTCCGACCGTCACGGGCCAGCCCTGGCAGGGAATTCCTGCATTGTTCAGGGCGTTGATCTTCCCATCGCTTGTTCCGAAGACGATGTCAGGATACGAATCACCATCGATGTCGGCGATGGACGGGGAAGATTTCACCATCCCGCTTACCGCCACCGGCCATCCCGGCTTGAGAGATCCGGATGACGAGTAAACGTAGCACATGGAATCATTGCTGCCGATTCCGACCTCCGGCATCCCGTCCTTGTCGAGATCGCAAATGGCCGGAGATGACTCAATCATTCCTCTCGTTCTAGCCTTCCAGTAGCCGGTTCCGACTCTTAGAGCCGAGTATGCGTTGACCCTTCCGGAGCCGAGGCCAGTTCTTTGGCAAACCTGCGGGTCCCCGAGGTCATCTGCCGTTTCCCCTATGCGAGCTGCAATCTGGCTTCCGTTCAAGCCGGGATGAGCCGACTTTATGAGACTGGCGACTCCGGTGACGAATGCAGTAGCCATGGACGTTCCGCTTTTCCAGCCGTAAGTGTGAGTCAAAGAGTTGTGGTCATATAGGGTGCTCCGGATGTTCTGCCCCGGTGCCGAAATATCGATCCATGAACCGTAGTTTGAGCTGGCCGTCTTGCAGTCGTACTCGGTCAGTCCGGCAACGTCCAGACAATCACCTCTCGTTGAAAGATAGTTGTACGTCTGTAGAGTGTTGCCGTGATTTCCTGCCGCGACTACGACAAGAACCCCTCTCGAAACTGCGTAGTCAACCGCAGCCGAAATCCCTCCTTCATTTCCGGAATCCCAACTCGCGTTTATTATGCCGGCTCCCATAGCAGCGGCGTAGTAAATCGCCTGCGCACAGAAGTACATGTTGACTAGTCCAACTTCATTGCCAGCGTAAGAAGCTGACCAGCCGGCTCTGAGCGCCATTATTCTGGAACCCCAGCCGGCACCCGCAATTCCCGCGCCGTTGTCCGTGACTGCGGCGGCTATTCCGGCGACGTGGGTTCCATGGCCGTTGAAATCCATCGGGTCACTATCAGAGTCCACACTGTCCTCACCCGGCCATGCAGTTGCAAGGCTGTCAACCCAGTCCCATCCTCTGATATCGTCTATGTACCCGTTCCCGTCATCATCCGCACCGGGTGTTCCGCTCATCTCAGGCCAGTTGACCCAGATCGCCGGCGAAAGGTCGGGGTGGAGCCAATCGACGCCTGTATCTACGATGGCAATAACGGTGCTGGTGTCTCCCCTGACGATGTCCCACCCCCAGATTCCAGCAATATCTTTGTACATAGTATTCCCGAGGCCCGTCTGGGTTGAGAAGAGAGGGTCGTTGGGGACGATTGAAACCTCGTAAACTCCGATGGGCTCAATCTTCTCAAAGACATTACTTTGCCTGAGTTCAT
Coding sequences within:
- a CDS encoding M23 family metallopeptidase, with the protein product MNGFPTLIRAVRAHAAATGTAILAFLVMATPFPALAGYKNPLAGEMLMTSTFGEFRGDHYHAGIDLSTGGVIGEPVFAVASGSLLRVRASGVGYGKAVYERIDDGRVVVYAHLDTFCDKVSEYVEAYQESLSVYEVDLFPEPGKIRFEEGELIGISGDSGTRAPHLHLEIRDEDIAVNPLTHGFQAQDMEPPQISSITFLPLDCGSTANGEHFPLTVGLGYDTDRMAFTAKDTVDLWGRFSVEARVVDRTGTSAGLLAPYQAALCIDGTQLYNLRFEAIPYGMMGEVNTTYQAARTSDSVSQKISFRRYPGTSSILTENEEDAGVIVCGIEPGKVDGSFFLPPGEHCLSLWAEDVSQNASEAVVSFSVAVPAGKSLQPGDNPGRNWGPLRVSSSVRYYRHCVGIEVQSSRTLRAVKSIEFSGHAAEAPPIEYSPTPGGIELFLDYDSAIGTTDVVLRLEDIFGEEVIHSVPLRFRMAERGRSGTVCDPESLVNFAYTGGTFYTSEPVAVFKNYVKDEINGLRTVSPVFGFRPLEIPFDGKGILSISFPETLTRVEQIGIYAVGPGGFGYVGGRMDDSCRWMRAEIRGFSDYALLRDNLPPVVLINKPIIKDEGSRAYLLLTIGVIEEGSGISASGVDVFIDGRKIVSEWAPDKNEIRVRMKNPTLGKKMEVRVVVRDRAGNERTSSSLLKVGE
- a CDS encoding fibronectin type III domain-containing protein, whose amino-acid sequence is MTRAGLLLIVLLAVTLMGAGCGNDTPVTPAPTDTEDLVAPAAPTGAAAYIRMDKLKVSWAPNSESDVVGYNVYWYDPAPETDETYIKLNTTPVTVTNFTEPGILSGVTYYVRVSAVDRSGNESRLSRPIVASPYPAPGDPGDSPDVDDPQLERP
- a CDS encoding DNA polymerase III subunit alpha; the protein is MQHCDFVHLHNHTEYSLLDGALRIDDAVRVAKQYRMPALALTDHGNMFGAVEFYNKAIKAGIKPIIGIEAYVAKGKMSEKAKATAGQNHLILLAENLEGYQNLMKLASVAYLEGFYYSPRIDKEVLGKYSGGIMALSSCIKGEIPELILRGEMEAATAMTSLYSDIFGKGKFYLEVQNHGIKEEDEAIRGILEIAGRTGLPVVATNDCHYLRREDAEAHDILLCIQTGKAVEDRSRLRFNTEEVYFKPPEEMKERFRELPEAYGRTIEVAEKCNLELKFGRPQLPMYPLPASYSTHEDCLRDVAKAGMAMRFPQASGEIEERVEFELKTICEMGFASYFLVVRDFIDRARREGIAVGPGRGSAAGSLVAYCLGITDVDPLKFGLLFERFLNPERVTMPDIDIDFDDERRPEIINYVIEKYGAESVAQVITFGTLKARAVVRDVGRALSLPYSEVDRIAKLIPFDLGITLDEATETVPALKALEDGNDTMKKLLRCAKTLEGLPRHASTHAAGVVIAPGKLTDHVPLFKSGKDEVTTQYDMKSLEKIGLFKMDFLGLRTLTVIGRTVSLVRESLGTDLDLDGLGLNDRKTFELLKKGNTVGVFQLESPGMRDLLRKLRCDCFEDIVAVNALYRPGPLSGAKIDDFIERKLKRKKTVYEHPLLEPILKDTYGVILYQEQVIRIANELAGFSLGKADILRYAMGKKRQEEMETQEKAFIDGAKGRGIPEATARRIFDLMAHFAGYGFNKSHAVAYALLSYRTAFLKAHYPAQFMAALLTSEMDSSDRIMLLIDEARRMGIKILPPDINRSLGTFTLEEGGVRFGLGATKNVGLSSVKSMVDARAKDGNFTGLSDFLRRIDLRSANRRVVESLLWAGAFDCFGLGRGKLEALLPEAYQRAQGSQKEGTKLQASLFVEKNGEGGSDEVEGAREWSRATLLAKEKEALGFYLTEHPLAPFEEEIEIAMTSKIVSLKELPDGQEVSVVGVVGAVKTTTDRKGKRMAFLTLEDLTGSIECILFSDVYEKSKNALVSDSVLLVRGRTSTREEEESKLLVSDVVSWESFRKKLLGTLHIEIVPEEVSKDSLSRTRKILETYPGNCEVLFHVQIESGNKVSVLGKSTKVEITSELLESLRAVLGNGRVRLGNGGEPSGNPEAKRNR
- a CDS encoding S8 family serine peptidase, translated to MSKFIDKLLFTAAEGWQLQGGVEEIICGKRWSSLQNRWPERRRRMLRRFPASLLFFLVFCLFPPATRGEPLYYVDGELVVKFSDRFRGIDARLNKGVCETGFSEVDQVLHKVGVSKIEREFRNAEFLPRGPEDLSLYFKISFPKEKGLPVAVDELRQSNVFEKIEPIGVYEVSIVPNDPLFSTQTGLGNTMYKDIAGIWGWDIVRGDTSTVIAIVDTGVDWLHPDLSPAIWVNWPEMSGTPGADDDGNGYIDDIRGWDWVDSLATAWPGEDSVDSDSDPMDFNGHGTHVAGIAAAVTDNGAGIAGAGWGSRIMALRAGWSASYAGNEVGLVNMYFCAQAIYYAAAMGAGIINASWDSGNEGGISAAVDYAVSRGVLVVVAAGNHGNTLQTYNYLSTRGDCLDVAGLTEYDCKTASSNYGSWIDISAPGQNIRSTLYDHNSLTHTYGWKSGTSMATAFVTGVASLIKSAHPGLNGSQIAARIGETADDLGDPQVCQRTGLGSGRVNAYSALRVGTGYWKARTRGMIESSPAICDLDKDGMPEVGIGSNDSMCYVYSSSGSLKPGWPVAVSGMVKSSPSIADIDGDSYPDIVFGTSDGKINALNNAGIPCQGWPVTVGGSVGGSAVLADIGTDSIPEIIVCAGESVYVFNRDGTLVPGWPIGAGSVIGGTPSVGDIDGDGIPEIVFGGSDGFVRALKSNGSSSPGWPQATSDSVIASTCLADISRDSLLDIIAVSADSLVYVWDHNGSLLPGWPQSAGRGLYSSPAVSDVDRDGDLEIVVGSSDRKLYCFRKDGSVCQGWPVALGGQIKSSPAILDINGDGKCEIFVGCSDWRLYAFGFDGTPLKGWPKGGRGEIVSSPSIADLNGDGVAQIVAGSLDKEVYVYDAGDGNFSFSCGDWPTFHQNPARTGVYPIGAPSRVSEPKTREGDSRDLSLELLGANPNPFSNGTTVRVLLRPGAGQDGGAGRKTLITITIFDVKGKRVRMLEASASGTGMKGIWWDGKDSRGRALPSGVYFISVDGTELPSKKTVLLR